From the Natrarchaeobaculum aegyptiacum genome, one window contains:
- a CDS encoding YncE family protein, translated as MQTDPTRRTFLAGGVTAGAIAIAGCAGGEEDPDPDPGTDDQDDGTDDVDDDPDETEPEPSQYEIWALDQGRDNVHIYEPGEGDDEFEHLAEIDVNELDGVPDEGVTPHMIDYSSDYEYAAIACTGGARTLVFRTEDYELVGNIETGPGSHMAAFSPDDEYIHVDVIGDGKIVRLDADLENEEFEEVDYIEVLADETVVEAGIESGSPICHQYDSQGRSLHTLGPSYHDGALVIVDHDEFTVDRAYSGDELPTNCGTMPHPTEDKFYLTAGLPSDPDEGEEGVGDYYVYDTAADEVLVDGESTEGIDAHGFWFTPDGEELWVLNRETNDGVIVDPETDEVVAEIDAYGPDQSDDPDERDAPDIMWTSPDGEYMFVTLRGPDPQSGDPHAATGVTPGFSVLSVEDREIVDVVEPDPIDDYSEADIDDEDTHIPDFHGIGVVPRGDFDSEIPNSPPF; from the coding sequence ATGCAGACGGATCCAACCCGACGGACGTTCCTTGCGGGAGGTGTAACAGCTGGGGCCATCGCGATCGCCGGCTGTGCTGGTGGTGAGGAAGATCCAGATCCCGATCCGGGAACGGACGATCAGGACGACGGCACAGACGACGTCGACGACGACCCCGACGAGACCGAACCCGAGCCGTCCCAGTACGAGATCTGGGCGCTCGATCAGGGTCGAGACAACGTTCACATCTACGAGCCCGGTGAGGGTGACGACGAGTTCGAGCACCTCGCAGAGATCGACGTGAACGAACTCGACGGCGTTCCGGACGAGGGCGTCACCCCACACATGATCGATTACAGTTCGGACTACGAGTACGCCGCCATCGCCTGCACGGGCGGTGCACGTACGCTCGTCTTCCGGACCGAAGACTACGAACTCGTCGGCAACATCGAGACCGGCCCCGGCTCGCACATGGCCGCGTTCTCTCCCGACGACGAGTACATCCACGTCGACGTCATCGGCGACGGGAAGATCGTCCGACTCGACGCCGACCTCGAGAACGAGGAGTTCGAGGAGGTCGACTACATCGAGGTGCTCGCAGACGAGACCGTCGTCGAGGCAGGTATCGAGTCCGGGTCACCGATCTGCCACCAGTACGACTCACAGGGCCGTTCGCTGCACACGCTCGGTCCGAGCTACCACGACGGCGCGCTCGTGATCGTCGACCACGACGAGTTCACCGTCGACCGTGCGTACTCCGGCGACGAACTCCCGACCAACTGTGGCACGATGCCTCACCCGACCGAGGACAAGTTCTACCTCACGGCCGGGCTCCCGTCCGACCCCGACGAGGGCGAAGAGGGCGTCGGCGACTACTACGTCTACGACACTGCCGCAGACGAGGTACTCGTCGACGGCGAGAGCACCGAGGGCATCGACGCCCACGGCTTCTGGTTCACTCCCGATGGCGAGGAACTGTGGGTACTCAACCGTGAGACCAACGACGGCGTCATCGTCGATCCCGAGACTGACGAGGTCGTCGCAGAGATCGACGCCTACGGCCCAGACCAGAGTGACGACCCAGACGAGCGAGACGCTCCCGACATCATGTGGACCTCGCCGGACGGCGAGTACATGTTCGTCACGCTGCGTGGTCCCGACCCGCAGTCTGGCGACCCACACGCTGCGACTGGCGTCACGCCCGGCTTCTCCGTCCTCTCCGTCGAGGACCGCGAAATCGTCGACGTCGTCGAACCGGATCCGATCGACGACTACTCCGAGGCGGACATCGACGACGAAGACACGCACATTCCCGACTTCCACGGTATCGGTGTCGTCCCCAGAGGCGACTTCGACAGCGAGATTCCCAACTCGCCGCCGTTCTAA
- the ilvD gene encoding dihydroxy-acid dehydratase — MSSDEPFDYGKDESLQSHEVTQGAEKAPHRAMFRAMGFDDDDLSSPMIGVANPAADITPCNVHLDEVAESALEGVDEAGGMPIEFGTITISDAISMGTEGMKASLISREVIADSVELVAFGERMDGLVTIGGCDKNMPGMMMAAIRTDLPSVFLYGGSIMPGEHDGREVTIQNVFEGVGAVADGEMAPEELDEMERHACPGAGSCGGMFTANTMSSISEALGFAPLGSASPPAEADDRYEIARESGELAVDAVERGFRPSDFLSRESFENAIALQVAVGGSTNAVLHLLAMAAEAGVDLEIEEFNDISARTPKIADLQPGGEKVMNDLHEIGGVPVVLRELLEADLLHGDALTVTGETMAEAIERVDPPRVSDIDAEFLHSVDEPIHERGAIRILTGNLAPEGAVIKITGDDHLRHEGPVRIFEDEESAMAYVQDGNVETGDVIGIRNEGPRGGPGMREMLGVTSAVAGQGHAEDVALFTDGRFSGATRGFSIGHVAPEAYVGGPIAALEDGDTVTIDIDELELSVDLTDDEIEERLADHDPEPTYDAGVLAKYGQAFDSASNGAVTNPAAKQD, encoded by the coding sequence ATGAGCAGCGACGAGCCGTTCGATTACGGCAAAGACGAGAGCCTCCAGAGCCACGAGGTGACACAGGGCGCAGAGAAAGCTCCTCACCGGGCGATGTTCCGGGCGATGGGTTTCGACGACGACGATCTTTCCTCGCCGATGATCGGGGTCGCGAACCCGGCCGCAGATATCACGCCGTGTAACGTCCATCTGGACGAGGTCGCCGAATCGGCACTCGAGGGCGTCGACGAAGCAGGCGGGATGCCGATCGAGTTCGGGACGATCACGATCTCCGACGCGATTTCGATGGGGACCGAGGGGATGAAAGCGTCGCTCATCTCTCGTGAAGTGATCGCAGACTCCGTCGAACTCGTCGCCTTCGGCGAGCGGATGGACGGCCTCGTCACGATCGGCGGCTGTGACAAGAACATGCCCGGGATGATGATGGCCGCTATTCGGACGGACCTCCCCTCTGTGTTTCTCTACGGCGGCTCGATCATGCCTGGCGAGCACGACGGTCGCGAGGTCACCATCCAGAACGTCTTCGAGGGCGTCGGCGCCGTCGCCGACGGCGAGATGGCCCCCGAGGAACTCGACGAGATGGAGCGCCACGCCTGTCCGGGCGCGGGCTCCTGTGGCGGTATGTTCACCGCCAACACGATGTCTTCCATTTCGGAGGCACTCGGCTTCGCCCCGCTCGGCTCGGCCTCTCCACCCGCCGAAGCCGACGACCGTTACGAGATCGCCCGCGAGAGTGGCGAACTCGCCGTCGATGCCGTCGAGCGCGGTTTCCGTCCCTCTGACTTTCTCTCTCGAGAATCCTTCGAAAACGCCATCGCGCTCCAGGTCGCCGTCGGCGGTTCGACCAACGCCGTGCTCCACCTGCTGGCGATGGCCGCCGAGGCCGGCGTCGACCTCGAGATCGAGGAGTTCAACGATATCAGCGCGCGCACGCCCAAGATCGCCGACCTCCAGCCCGGCGGCGAGAAGGTGATGAACGACCTCCACGAGATCGGCGGCGTCCCGGTCGTCCTCCGTGAACTGCTCGAGGCCGACCTCCTCCACGGCGACGCACTCACCGTCACTGGCGAGACGATGGCCGAGGCCATCGAGCGGGTCGACCCGCCACGCGTCTCGGATATCGATGCCGAGTTCCTGCACAGCGTCGACGAGCCGATCCACGAGCGCGGTGCTATCCGCATCCTGACCGGCAACCTTGCCCCCGAGGGTGCGGTGATCAAGATCACCGGCGACGACCACCTCCGTCACGAGGGCCCGGTCCGTATCTTCGAGGACGAAGAGAGCGCGATGGCCTACGTTCAGGATGGAAACGTCGAGACGGGCGACGTCATCGGCATCCGCAACGAGGGTCCACGTGGAGGCCCCGGAATGCGCGAGATGCTCGGGGTCACCTCCGCAGTCGCCGGCCAGGGCCACGCCGAAGACGTCGCGCTCTTTACCGACGGCCGATTCTCCGGGGCAACCCGGGGATTCTCGATCGGCCACGTCGCCCCCGAGGCCTACGTCGGCGGCCCGATCGCCGCCCTCGAGGACGGCGACACCGTGACGATCGACATCGACGAACTCGAACTCTCGGTCGACCTCACCGACGACGAGATCGAAGAACGGCTCGCCGATCACGATCCCGAACCCACCTACGACGCCGGCGTCCTGGCGAAGTACGGACAGGCGTTCGACTCGGCGTCCAACGGCGCGGTGACGAACCCGGCGGCCAAGCAGGACTAG
- a CDS encoding zinc ribbon domain-containing protein has translation MVAITAAGAYAPRFRITAEAFTEAWGQFQAAGVSEKAVPAADEDTLTMAAEAAARTLEAADCNPADVDWLGIASTRLPDAETDPTVRLGAMVGLADDASRQTFTGSTRAGTRALWAGADAVDAGSQLALVVATDAPKGDPDDAIDHAAGAGAAAFLLEADGPASLVDRAEYAAPYPGTRFRTTGEEATQGLGVTQYDRQAFTETIGGAVSGLEVDPDPEAAAIQAPDGKLPYRAAGAAGVDTGAIQAVATVHDLGDLGAASVPVSLVTALADGYESILAVSHGSGAGADALVVSGDGDVPVESDLEGGDTLSYAEYLRQRGVVTTGPPSGGGAYVSVPSWRRSIPQRYRLEAGRCPECGSLAFPPEGACGDCTALVEYEPVELAGEGTIEAVTTISQGGAPPEFAEQQGQSGDYAAVVVALETEDGTETVSIPAMGTDADPSAFTVGDRIETTIRRIYTQEGVTRYGFKVRPAE, from the coding sequence ATGGTCGCGATCACCGCCGCGGGCGCGTACGCTCCCCGATTCCGGATCACCGCGGAAGCGTTCACCGAAGCATGGGGCCAGTTCCAGGCCGCCGGCGTCTCCGAGAAGGCCGTCCCAGCTGCCGACGAGGATACCCTGACGATGGCCGCCGAGGCCGCCGCCCGCACGCTCGAGGCCGCCGACTGTAACCCCGCAGACGTCGACTGGCTCGGCATTGCCTCGACGCGACTGCCCGACGCCGAGACGGACCCGACAGTGCGCCTCGGTGCAATGGTCGGCCTCGCCGACGACGCCAGCCGACAGACGTTCACCGGAAGCACTCGCGCCGGCACGCGCGCCCTCTGGGCAGGTGCCGACGCCGTCGACGCCGGCTCGCAGCTTGCCCTCGTTGTCGCGACCGACGCACCGAAAGGCGACCCGGACGATGCCATCGACCACGCCGCCGGCGCCGGTGCAGCGGCGTTCCTGCTCGAGGCCGACGGCCCAGCGTCGCTCGTCGACCGCGCCGAATACGCCGCGCCGTATCCCGGAACCCGCTTCCGGACCACTGGTGAGGAGGCAACGCAGGGACTCGGCGTCACCCAGTACGACCGTCAGGCGTTCACCGAGACGATCGGCGGTGCCGTCTCCGGCCTCGAGGTCGACCCGGACCCCGAAGCGGCGGCGATCCAGGCCCCGGATGGCAAACTCCCCTACCGTGCAGCGGGTGCGGCTGGCGTCGACACCGGCGCTATCCAGGCTGTGGCGACGGTCCACGACCTCGGCGACCTCGGGGCGGCGAGCGTCCCGGTCTCGCTCGTGACCGCACTCGCCGACGGCTACGAATCGATCCTCGCGGTCTCCCACGGGAGCGGGGCCGGTGCGGACGCCCTCGTCGTTTCCGGCGACGGCGACGTGCCCGTCGAGAGCGACCTCGAGGGCGGCGACACGCTCAGCTACGCCGAGTACCTGCGCCAGCGCGGCGTCGTCACCACCGGCCCGCCCTCGGGAGGCGGCGCGTACGTCAGCGTCCCCTCGTGGCGACGGTCGATCCCCCAGCGCTACCGCCTCGAGGCGGGTCGCTGCCCCGAGTGTGGCTCGCTCGCGTTCCCGCCGGAGGGCGCCTGCGGCGACTGTACCGCACTCGTCGAGTACGAACCGGTCGAACTCGCCGGCGAGGGGACTATCGAGGCCGTCACCACCATCTCCCAGGGCGGTGCGCCACCGGAGTTCGCCGAGCAGCAAGGCCAGTCCGGCGACTACGCGGCCGTCGTGGTCGCACTCGAGACGGAGGACGGCACTGAGACGGTGAGCATCCCCGCGATGGGCACCGACGCCGATCCCTCGGCCTTCACCGTCGGCGACCGGATCGAGACGACGATCCGCCGGATCTACACCCAGGAGGGCGTCACGCGCTACGGGTTCAAGGTCAGACCCGCCGAGTGA
- a CDS encoding ornithine cyclodeaminase family protein → MTDVLSLSSADVADLATPVDYVDAVRDGYRQRGSGAPAQPRSKFFREEPPGMLTSYAAILPDTGAMGGYMYAAGFGDSDAWFVTPLFDAESGRLLAILDGASMNPHKTGAAGAVAVDELARADADTVAVIGSGAQARGQLRATATVRDLESVRVYSPTPENREEFAADFEDALAADVEAVGSSVAAITGADVVITATRASEPVFDGDDLEPGTHVTAMGQYSTDARELDARTIERGTYVPDLRERATFDSGEFLGALEAGVVTEDDVHAELGEIVVGDVPGRTRDDEITVFDSGGTGIETVAAAYMLYERATEEGRGTPLEFSPASEALTGD, encoded by the coding sequence ATGACCGACGTCCTGTCACTCTCGAGCGCCGACGTCGCCGACCTCGCAACGCCTGTCGACTACGTCGACGCCGTCCGCGACGGGTATCGCCAGCGGGGTTCGGGTGCCCCTGCCCAGCCGCGGTCGAAATTCTTCCGCGAGGAGCCGCCGGGAATGCTCACGAGCTACGCGGCAATCCTCCCCGACACCGGTGCGATGGGTGGGTACATGTACGCCGCCGGATTCGGGGACAGCGACGCCTGGTTCGTGACGCCGCTGTTCGACGCCGAGAGCGGTCGACTGCTCGCCATCCTCGACGGCGCGAGCATGAACCCCCACAAGACCGGCGCTGCCGGCGCTGTCGCCGTCGACGAACTCGCACGCGCGGACGCCGACACCGTCGCGGTGATCGGCAGCGGCGCCCAGGCCCGCGGTCAACTCCGGGCGACGGCCACCGTCCGGGACCTCGAGTCCGTCCGCGTCTACTCACCGACACCGGAGAATCGCGAGGAATTTGCGGCCGACTTCGAGGACGCGCTCGCGGCCGACGTCGAGGCGGTCGGCTCCAGTGTGGCCGCCATAACGGGAGCAGACGTCGTGATCACGGCCACGCGCGCCAGCGAGCCGGTGTTCGACGGCGACGACCTCGAGCCGGGAACGCACGTGACGGCGATGGGCCAGTACTCGACTGACGCCCGTGAACTCGACGCGCGAACCATCGAACGCGGCACCTACGTCCCGGACCTCCGCGAGCGCGCGACGTTCGACTCGGGGGAGTTCCTCGGGGCGCTCGAGGCCGGCGTCGTCACCGAAGACGACGTCCACGCCGAACTCGGCGAAATCGTCGTGGGCGACGTGCCCGGTCGCACGCGCGACGACGAGATCACCGTCTTCGACAGCGGGGGCACTGGGATCGAGACAGTCGCTGCCGCGTACATGCTCTACGAACGGGCCACGGAGGAGGGACGTGGGACCCCCCTCGAGTTCTCGCCAGCGAGCGAGGCGCTGACGGGTGATTGA